From Camelus bactrianus isolate YW-2024 breed Bactrian camel chromosome 16, ASM4877302v1, whole genome shotgun sequence, the proteins below share one genomic window:
- the KIF18B gene encoding kinesin-like protein KIF18B — protein MVMAVEDSMVQVVVRVRPPTPRELESQRRPVVQVVDERVLVFDPEEPDGGILGLKWGGTHDGPKKKGKDLTFVFDRVFGEAATQQDVFQHTTHGILDSFLQGYNCSVFAYGATGAGKTHTMLGREGDPGIMYLTTMELYRRLEARQEEKRFEVLISYQEVYNEQIHDLLEPKGPLAIREDPDKGVVVQGLSFHQPTSAEQLLGMLTRGNRNRTQHPTDANATSSRSHAIFQIFVKQQDRVPGLTQALQVAKMSLIDLAGSERASSTHAKGERLREGANINRSLLALINVLNALADAKGRKSHVPYRDSKLTRLLKDSIGGNCRTVMIAAISPSSLVYEDTYNTLKYADRAKEIKLSLKSNVISLDCHISQYATICQQLQAEVATLREKLRVYEARAQVPQQDLPQSPKSSPAHQLLPSCPSPSCLPSQPCTPELRPGSVVLQEESLGTEAQVEKVVERNSSDREQPLEDKDEGPAAEVPTQVPEQNLRQPSPGSRDPTLQPKPVVDHLLPQNLGRDCSKQLALRVLCLAQRQYSLLQAANLLTPDMITEFETLQQLVQEENTEPGGEASREPGPARGPPLAQELCSESKPLGYSGPVTRTMARQMSGLIHALGVLPGPDHTPAQASRRPAEKKRGRQSPSEPDSSPAPKPGTKRQRQSFLPFLRRGSLPEAQPSFGPTTPPGGRASSSSHSTHCCPTTVIKSRVPLGPSALQNCSTPLALPTRDLNATFDLSEEPPSKLGFHECISWDSVPQVLSRWDQPVIPSGPMPLFTMKGPKPASSFPGTSARKKKRVVSSSVSRSLGVTRGRSRIARLPSSTLKRPAGPLAIPELPSSPHCPGN, from the exons ATGGTCATGGCGGTGGAGGACAGCATGGTGCAGGTCGTGGTGCGGGTACGGCCCCCCACCCCGCGGGAGTTGGAGAGTCAGCGGCGGCCTGTGGTTCAGGTGGTGGATGAGCGGGTGCTAGTGTTTGACCCTGAGGAGCCCGATGGGGGCATCCTTGGCCTGAAATGGGGTGGCACCCATGATGGCCCCAAGAAGAAGGGTAAAGACTTGACGTTTGTCTTTGACCGGGTCTTTGGTGAGGCGGCCACCCAACAGGACGTGTTCCAGCACACCACCCACGGCATCCTGGACAGCTTCCTCCAAGGCTACAACTGCTCAG TGTTTGCCTATggggccactggggccgggaagACACACACCATGCTGGGAAGAGAGGGGGACCCCGGCATCATGTATCTGACCACCATGGAACTATACAGAAGGCTCGAGGCCCGTCAGGAGGAGAAGAGATTCGAGgtgctcatcagttaccaggag GTGTATAATGAGCAGATCCATGACCTCCTGGAGCCCAAGGGGCCCCTTGCCATCCGTGAGGACCCTGATAAGGGGGTGGTGGTGCAAGGACTTTCCTTCCACCAG CCGACCTCAGCTGAGCAGCTGCTGGGGATGCTGACCAGGGGAAACCGGAACCGCACACAGCACCCCACTGACGCCAACGCCACTTCCTCCCGCTCCCATGCCATCTTCCAG ATCTTCGTAAAGCAGCAGGACCGGGTTCCAGGCCTGACCCAGGCCCTTCAGGTGGCCAAGATGAGCCTGATTGACCTAGCTGGCTCGGAGCGGGCGTCCAGCACCCATGCCAAGGGAGAGCGGCTGCGGGAGGGAGCCAACATCAACCGCTCGCTGCTGGCCCTCATCAACGTCCTCAATGCCCTGGCCGACGCAAAG GGCCGCAAGTCTCACGTGCCCTACCGGGACAGCAAGCTGACCCGCCTACTCAAGGACTCCATCGGGGGCAACTGCCGCACAGTGATGATCGCTGCCATCAGCCCCTCTAGCCTGGTCTACGAGGACACTTACAACACCCTGAAGTATGCTGACCGGGCCAAGGAAATCAAACTCTCG CTGAAGAGCAACGTGATCAGCCTGGACTGTCACATCAGCCAGTACGCCACCATATGCCAGCAGCTCCAGGCTGAG GTGGCCACCCTGAGGGAGAAACTCCGAGTATATGAGGCAAGAGCCCAGGTCCCACAGCAGGACCTCCCACAGTCCCCCAAATCCAGCCCTGCACATCAGCT CCTTCCCAGCTGCCCCTCACCATCCTGCCTTCCCAGCCAGCCCTGCACCCCAGAGCTCCGCCCAGGGTCAGTGGTCCTTCAAGAGGAAAGCCTGGGGACAGAGGCCCAAGTGGAGAAGGTCGTGGAAAGGAACTCTTCAGACAGGGAGCAGCCCCTAGAGGACAAGGATGAAGGCCCAGCTGCGGAG GTTCCAACCCAAGTGCCAGAGCAGAACCTCAGACAGCCATCACCAGGGTCCCGTGACCCAACCCTGCAGCCCAAGCCAGTTGTCGACCACCTCTTACCACAGAACCTGGGCAGGGACTGTTCTAAGCA GTTGGCCCTCAGGGTGCTGTGCCTGGCCCAGCGCCAGTATTCCCTACTCCAAGCAGCCAACCTCCTGACCCCTGACATGATCACAGAGTTTGAGACCCTGCAGCAGCTGGTGCAAGAGGAAAACACTGAGCCTGGAGGAGAGGCCTCGAGGGAGCCTGGCCCGGCCAGAGGGCCACCTCTGGCTCAGGAGCTGTGTTCAGAGTCAA AGCCTCTAGGATACTCTGGCCCCGTGACACGGACCATGGCGAGACAAATGAGTGGCCTCATACATGCTCTGGGGGTCCTGCCTGGGCCTGACCATACCCCAGCCCAGGCATCCCGGCGACCCGCAGAGAAGAAGAGGGGGAGACAGAGCCCCTCGGAGCCAGACAGCTCCCCAGCCCCGAAGCCTGGGACCAAGCGCCAGCGCCAGTCTTTCCTGCCCTTCCTGAGAAGGGGGTCCCTGCCTGAGGCTCAGCCTTCGTTCGGGCCCACCACTCCCCCAGGAGGAAGGGCCTCCTCGTCCAGCCATTCCACTCACTGCTGCCCAACCACAGTCATCAAAAGCCGGGTACCCCTGGGCCCTTCTGCTCTGCAGAACTGCTCCACTCCTCTGGCCCTGCCCACGCGGGACCTCAATGCCACCTTTGATCTCTCCGAGGAGCCCCCCTCAAAGCTGGGTTTCCACGAATGCATCAGCTGGGACAGTGTTCCCCAGGTGCTGAGCAGGTGGGACCAGCCCGTCATCCCCAG tggACCCATGCCTCTGTTCACAATGAAGGGCCCCAAGCCAGCATCCTCCTTCCCTGGGACCTCAGCCCGCAAGAAGAAGCGTGTTGTCAG TTCCTCAGTCTCCCGGTCACTGGGAGTCACCCGGGGCCGCAGCCGCATCGCCCGCCTCCCCAGCAGCACCTTGAAGAGGCCAGCTGGGCCCCTGGCAATCCCAG AGCTCCCCTCCAGTCCCCACTGCCCTGGAAACTAG